In a single window of the Amycolatopsis sp. cg5 genome:
- a CDS encoding ATP-dependent helicase encodes MRTTGWVSPADIAEALGLHRPTPEQSDVIAAPVEPALVVAGAGAGKTETMAARVVWLVANGIVTPERVLGLTFTRKAARQLAERVRARLKRLAGSGLLQRIDPGGARQAAVLAGEPTVLTYHAYAGRLLGEHGLRLPVQPGVRLLSETASWQLAHRVVSTWDHDLDTDRVPSSVTAQVLSLAGELGEHLVEIGQLGDYTRWLCEVIENAPRAKGQRAALPQKLAEIIAAQRFRLALLPLVEGYHHRKRAEGALDFADQMSLAAQLASSHPEVVTGERDRYGAVLLDEYQDTGHAQRVLLRSLFGMGERPPLPVTAVGDPAQAIYGWRGASAANLPRFTTDFPRVEDKKLLPAHEYGLLTSFRNPAAILTLANAISEPLRAKGLGVERLRARDGAPPADIACALLPDVRAERVWVADALAQRWYAHQDEHGTPPTAAVLVRRRADMAPIAAELRARGLPVEVVGLGGLLDEPEVADLVSTLRVLADPLAGTAAARLLTGARWRIAAADLAALWRRANQLSNPGQQQAKDEVVLYTERAEQAGLVDAIDDPGHPGQYSADGFRRIQRIAQELSMLRRRLDQSLPELVADVERTLLLDVESLARPGAAGRVHLDAFADVVTDYAEASPTATLLSFVDYLNTAAHAEDGLTPGEVEVVPDRVQVLTGHSAKGLEWEIVAVPHLVQDTFPSKRRSSSWLRTVTALPAVLRGDAQDLPELRVADGYDRKEVLEGLELHEEGFAEREAEEERRLCYVALTRSERALLVSGHWWNETSNRPKGPSTFLTEILAVLEETADGVIAEWAGEPDPDDENPLVTDSRKVVWPVDPLGVRREPVANGVELVLAAMSDAEDPDDPDVPAEEEDDPDGWITDTQVLLAERARAAANVREVTLPDHLSVSQLVELASDAEGLARRLRRPLPLAPNTFARRGTAFHGWLEHRFGGGRLFEIDDLPGAADADEADDSELIALQEAFEASAWAARMPVDVEVPFSTDLDGVTVRGRMDAVFQEPDGTWTVVDWKTGAVPDGEKLRPLAVQLTAYRLAWAALRGVEPSQVRAAFHYVKHDRTVWPEDLLDAEGLRELLRSVPAAES; translated from the coding sequence GTGCGCACCACGGGGTGGGTCTCACCCGCCGACATCGCCGAAGCGCTCGGCCTGCACCGGCCGACGCCGGAGCAGTCGGACGTGATCGCCGCACCGGTCGAACCGGCGCTGGTCGTCGCGGGCGCGGGCGCGGGCAAGACCGAGACGATGGCCGCGCGCGTGGTGTGGCTGGTGGCCAACGGCATCGTCACGCCCGAGCGCGTGCTGGGCCTGACGTTCACCCGCAAGGCCGCGCGGCAGCTCGCCGAGCGCGTGCGCGCGCGGCTGAAAAGGCTTGCCGGATCAGGACTTCTGCAGCGGATCGACCCCGGCGGCGCGCGGCAGGCCGCCGTGCTCGCCGGTGAGCCGACCGTGCTCACGTATCACGCCTACGCTGGGCGCCTGCTCGGCGAGCACGGGCTCCGGCTGCCCGTCCAGCCGGGCGTGCGGCTGTTGTCGGAGACCGCGTCCTGGCAGCTGGCGCATCGCGTGGTGTCCACTTGGGACCACGACCTCGACACCGACCGGGTGCCGTCGTCGGTCACCGCACAGGTGCTCTCGCTGGCCGGTGAACTGGGTGAGCATCTGGTCGAGATCGGTCAGCTCGGCGACTACACGCGCTGGCTGTGCGAAGTCATCGAGAACGCGCCGCGCGCCAAGGGGCAGCGTGCCGCGTTGCCGCAGAAGCTGGCGGAAATCATTGCCGCGCAACGCTTCCGTCTGGCTTTGCTGCCGCTGGTCGAGGGCTACCATCACCGCAAGCGCGCGGAGGGCGCGCTCGACTTCGCCGACCAGATGTCGCTGGCCGCGCAGCTCGCGTCGAGCCATCCCGAAGTCGTCACCGGTGAGCGTGACCGGTACGGCGCGGTGCTGCTCGACGAGTACCAGGACACCGGGCACGCGCAGCGAGTGCTGCTGCGGTCGCTGTTCGGCATGGGGGAGCGGCCGCCGCTGCCGGTGACCGCGGTCGGCGACCCGGCGCAGGCGATCTACGGCTGGCGCGGCGCCAGCGCGGCCAACCTGCCGCGCTTCACCACGGACTTCCCGCGTGTCGAGGACAAGAAGTTGTTGCCTGCGCACGAATACGGGCTGCTGACCAGCTTCCGCAACCCGGCCGCGATCCTCACACTCGCCAACGCGATCTCGGAACCGTTGCGCGCCAAGGGACTCGGCGTCGAGCGGCTGCGCGCACGAGACGGCGCGCCGCCCGCCGACATCGCGTGCGCGTTGCTCCCCGACGTGCGCGCCGAGCGCGTGTGGGTCGCCGACGCGCTCGCGCAGCGCTGGTACGCGCACCAGGACGAGCACGGCACGCCGCCGACGGCCGCCGTGCTCGTGCGGCGCCGCGCCGACATGGCGCCGATCGCGGCCGAACTGCGGGCGCGCGGGCTGCCGGTCGAGGTGGTCGGGCTCGGCGGGCTGCTGGACGAACCCGAGGTCGCGGACCTGGTCAGCACGTTGCGCGTGCTCGCGGACCCGCTCGCCGGTACGGCGGCCGCCCGGCTGCTCACCGGCGCGCGGTGGCGGATCGCGGCCGCCGACCTGGCCGCGCTGTGGCGGCGCGCGAACCAGCTGTCCAACCCCGGCCAGCAGCAGGCGAAAGACGAGGTCGTGCTCTACACCGAGCGCGCGGAGCAGGCCGGTCTCGTCGACGCGATCGACGATCCCGGCCATCCGGGGCAGTACTCGGCCGACGGGTTCCGGCGGATCCAGCGCATCGCGCAGGAACTGTCGATGCTGCGCCGCCGTCTCGACCAGTCGCTGCCCGAACTCGTCGCCGACGTCGAACGGACGCTGCTGCTGGACGTCGAGTCACTGGCCAGGCCCGGCGCGGCCGGGCGGGTGCATCTGGACGCGTTCGCGGACGTCGTCACCGACTACGCGGAGGCCTCGCCGACGGCGACCCTGCTGTCCTTTGTGGACTACCTGAACACGGCGGCGCACGCCGAAGACGGGCTCACCCCGGGCGAGGTCGAGGTGGTGCCGGACCGGGTGCAGGTGCTGACCGGGCACTCGGCCAAAGGGCTCGAATGGGAGATCGTGGCCGTGCCGCATCTGGTGCAGGACACGTTCCCGAGCAAACGGCGCTCGTCGTCGTGGCTGCGCACGGTCACCGCGCTGCCCGCGGTGCTGCGCGGCGACGCGCAGGACCTGCCCGAGCTCCGCGTCGCCGACGGCTACGACCGCAAGGAAGTGCTGGAAGGCCTTGAGCTGCACGAGGAAGGCTTCGCCGAGCGCGAGGCCGAGGAGGAGCGGCGGCTCTGTTACGTCGCGCTGACCCGGTCCGAGCGGGCGTTGCTGGTCTCCGGGCATTGGTGGAACGAGACGAGCAACCGGCCGAAGGGGCCGTCGACGTTCCTGACGGAAATCCTGGCCGTGCTTGAGGAAACGGCCGACGGCGTGATCGCGGAATGGGCCGGCGAGCCCGACCCCGACGACGAGAACCCGCTGGTCACCGATTCACGCAAGGTGGTGTGGCCGGTCGACCCGCTCGGCGTGCGGCGCGAGCCGGTGGCCAACGGCGTCGAACTCGTGCTGGCCGCCATGTCCGATGCCGAGGACCCTGACGACCCCGACGTGCCCGCCGAGGAGGAAGACGACCCGGACGGCTGGATCACCGACACGCAGGTGCTGCTCGCGGAGCGGGCGCGCGCGGCAGCGAACGTCCGCGAGGTCACGCTGCCCGACCACCTCTCGGTGAGCCAGCTCGTCGAACTCGCGTCGGACGCGGAAGGCCTCGCGCGGCGGCTGCGTCGGCCGCTTCCCTTGGCGCCCAACACCTTCGCGCGCCGCGGCACCGCGTTCCACGGCTGGCTGGAGCACCGGTTCGGCGGCGGGCGGCTGTTCGAGATCGACGACCTGCCCGGCGCGGCCGACGCGGACGAGGCCGACGACAGCGAGCTCATCGCGCTGCAGGAGGCGTTCGAGGCGAGCGCGTGGGCGGCGCGGATGCCGGTCGACGTCGAGGTCCCGTTCTCCACCGATCTCGACGGCGTGACCGTGCGCGGGCGGATGGACGCGGTGTTCCAGGAGCCCGACGGCACGTGGACGGTCGTCGACTGGAAGACCGGCGCGGTGCCCGACGGCGAGAAACTGCGGCCGCTGGCGGTGCAGCTCACCGCGTATCGGCTGGCGTGGGCTGCTTTGCGCGGTGTCGAGCCGTCGCAGGTGCGCGCGGCCTTCCACTACGTGAAGCACGACCGGACGGTCTGGCCGGAGGATCTGCTCGACGCCGAAGGCCTGCGCGAACTCCTGCGCAGCGTTCCCGCGGCCGAGTCTTAG
- a CDS encoding DoxX family protein, translating to MSSQRPAAFLAAFLGLAGVMHFARPKFFDTMVPKELPGSPRQWTHASGVVELAVATSIAVPKTRKLGGLAAALMFLGVFPANVKQALDAKGKERAVAYARLPVQWPLIAWALKVRDNA from the coding sequence ATGTCGTCTCAGCGTCCCGCCGCGTTCCTGGCCGCGTTCCTCGGCCTCGCCGGTGTCATGCATTTCGCGCGCCCCAAGTTCTTCGACACGATGGTGCCGAAGGAACTCCCCGGCTCACCGCGGCAGTGGACGCACGCGTCCGGAGTGGTCGAATTGGCCGTCGCCACGTCGATCGCGGTGCCGAAGACACGCAAACTCGGCGGGCTCGCCGCGGCGCTGATGTTCCTCGGCGTGTTCCCCGCCAACGTCAAGCAGGCGCTGGACGCCAAGGGCAAGGAGCGCGCCGTCGCCTACGCGCGGCTGCCGGTGCAGTGGCCGCTCATCGCCTGGGCATTGAAGGTCCGCGACAACGCCTAA
- a CDS encoding TrkA family potassium uptake protein gives MPETTVSPLRSIVKRIIGALLALLATVLIVYIDRDGYRDANGDGLTFLDCLYYSTVSLSTTGYGDIAPATETARLVNVLVITPLRVLFLIVLVGTTLEVLTERSRQAFKIQKWRSKVEDHVVVVGFGTKGRSAVNTLLGDESLPPNHIVVVDTDQQALDAASALGLVTVHGSATRSDVLRVAGVQRARAVVVAPNRDDTAVLVTLTAREIAPNSHIVASVREAENVHLLKQSGANQVVVSSETAGRLLGMATSTPLVVDMVEDLLTPESGLAIAERSVEPSEVGGSPRHLSDIVLGVVRDGELYRVDAPQADAIEHGDRLLYVKKVTFADKIER, from the coding sequence ATGCCCGAGACGACGGTCAGCCCGTTGCGGTCGATCGTCAAGCGCATCATCGGCGCGCTGCTGGCGCTGCTCGCCACGGTGCTGATCGTCTACATCGACCGCGACGGGTACCGCGACGCCAACGGCGACGGGCTCACCTTCCTCGACTGCCTGTACTACTCGACGGTCTCGCTGTCGACCACCGGCTACGGTGACATCGCGCCTGCCACCGAGACGGCGCGGCTGGTCAACGTCCTCGTCATCACCCCATTGCGCGTGCTGTTCCTCATCGTGCTGGTCGGCACGACCCTGGAAGTGCTGACCGAACGGTCCCGGCAGGCGTTCAAGATCCAGAAGTGGAGGTCGAAGGTGGAGGACCACGTCGTGGTCGTCGGATTCGGCACCAAGGGCCGGTCCGCGGTGAACACGCTGCTGGGCGACGAGAGCCTGCCGCCGAACCACATCGTGGTCGTCGACACCGACCAGCAGGCGCTCGACGCGGCCAGCGCGCTCGGCCTGGTCACCGTGCACGGCTCCGCCACCCGCTCCGACGTGCTCCGCGTCGCCGGCGTGCAGCGCGCGCGTGCCGTGGTCGTCGCGCCGAACCGGGACGACACCGCGGTGCTGGTCACGCTGACCGCCCGCGAGATCGCGCCCAACTCGCACATCGTGGCCTCGGTGCGCGAGGCCGAGAACGTCCACCTGCTGAAGCAGTCCGGCGCGAACCAGGTCGTGGTGTCCAGCGAGACCGCGGGCCGCCTGCTCGGCATGGCGACCTCGACACCACTGGTGGTCGACATGGTCGAGGACCTGCTCACCCCCGAGTCCGGCCTCGCGATCGCCGAGCGCTCGGTCGAGCCGAGCGAGGTCGGCGGATCACCCCGGCACCTGTCCGACATCGTCCTCGGCGTGGTCCGCGACGGCGAGCTCTACCGCGTCGACGCGCCCCAGGCCGACGCCATCGAGCACGGTGACCGGCTGCTTTACGTCAAGAAGGTGACGTTCGCCGACAAGATCGAGCGGTGA
- a CDS encoding neutral zinc metallopeptidase: MTQPPHGTWPPSGAVQPPPAPSRQQGGPWFQGPPPPPRKKSPLAIVVIALSAVAVLVLGLVAIVALNRDDNGNVAAAGFSSSPAPTPPPQKPPPTTLSSPASPSASVSKPSPTQQPEQQKILKLADHPILQDPAAGLKNRVCNLPAWQSNQNAAEQFFTAASRCLDAAWGPFLEYYHLPFSPPALHFPTGPSFDTECGTIQVGIATAAYYCENNLYVPFRGLQTDQYGNNPGVYLALFAHEYGHHVQEVAGLMDAAWQKIYEVGPNSPAGLEMSRRKELQAQCFSGMFLGAHVDQGGSLTKDMFDKAWNDQETRGDNTSGSRDHGTNAHYAAWWRAGAKSDRIVDCNTFSAPTSAVS; this comes from the coding sequence ATGACGCAACCGCCCCACGGCACCTGGCCGCCTTCCGGCGCGGTCCAGCCGCCTCCGGCGCCGAGCCGTCAGCAAGGCGGGCCCTGGTTCCAGGGGCCGCCGCCACCGCCGAGGAAGAAGTCGCCGCTGGCGATAGTGGTGATCGCGCTGAGCGCGGTCGCCGTGCTCGTGCTCGGCCTGGTGGCGATCGTCGCGCTCAACCGCGACGACAACGGCAACGTCGCCGCGGCCGGGTTCAGCAGCAGCCCGGCGCCCACCCCGCCGCCGCAGAAACCGCCGCCCACCACGCTCTCGTCGCCAGCCAGCCCGTCGGCGTCGGTCAGCAAGCCGAGCCCGACGCAGCAGCCCGAGCAGCAGAAGATCCTCAAGCTCGCCGATCACCCGATCCTGCAGGACCCGGCGGCCGGGCTGAAGAACCGCGTCTGCAACCTGCCGGCGTGGCAGAGCAACCAGAACGCGGCCGAACAGTTCTTCACCGCCGCCAGCCGCTGCCTCGACGCGGCGTGGGGCCCGTTCCTCGAGTACTACCACCTGCCGTTCTCGCCGCCCGCGCTGCATTTCCCGACCGGGCCGAGCTTCGACACCGAATGCGGCACCATCCAGGTCGGCATCGCGACGGCCGCCTACTACTGCGAGAACAACCTCTACGTGCCGTTCCGCGGGCTCCAGACCGACCAGTACGGCAACAACCCCGGCGTCTACCTGGCGCTGTTCGCGCACGAGTACGGCCACCACGTGCAAGAGGTCGCCGGGCTGATGGACGCGGCCTGGCAGAAGATCTACGAGGTCGGCCCGAACAGCCCGGCCGGGCTCGAGATGTCGCGGCGCAAGGAGCTGCAGGCGCAGTGCTTCTCGGGGATGTTCCTGGGCGCGCACGTCGACCAGGGCGGCTCGCTGACCAAGGACATGTTCGACAAGGCCTGGAACGACCAGGAGACGCGCGGCGACAACACCTCGGGCAGCCGGGACCACGGCACCAACGCGCACTACGCGGCCTGGTGGCGGGCAGGCGCCAAGAGTGACCGGATCGTCGACTGCAACACCTTCTCGGCCCCCACGTCAGCCGTCTCCTGA
- a CDS encoding DUF4129 domain-containing protein has translation MDIPVVIGRDDARRAAQEELTDHRYQAAKPSWFSEAIRWVSERLAELLGNVESVVPGGIFGLVAIVVLLVVAVVAIRVRSGKIRCAASGDRLVFDGGRPRSAAEHRKSAEEAAGRGDFADAVRERFRAIVRSLEERALLEERSGRTADEAAADAGRLLPDLAAGLYQCARQFDDVHYGDRTATEAGYRELTELDRRIQKAKPVAMAAG, from the coding sequence ATGGACATCCCGGTCGTCATCGGCCGGGACGACGCGCGCCGCGCGGCCCAGGAGGAGCTCACCGACCATCGCTACCAGGCGGCCAAGCCGTCCTGGTTCAGCGAGGCGATCCGCTGGGTGTCCGAACGGCTCGCCGAGCTGCTCGGCAACGTGGAGAGCGTCGTGCCCGGCGGCATTTTCGGCCTGGTGGCGATCGTCGTGCTCCTCGTCGTCGCCGTTGTGGCGATCCGCGTGCGCAGCGGCAAGATCCGGTGTGCCGCGAGCGGGGACCGGCTCGTCTTCGACGGCGGCCGTCCTCGCTCGGCGGCCGAGCACCGCAAATCCGCCGAGGAAGCGGCGGGCCGCGGCGACTTCGCGGACGCCGTGCGTGAGCGGTTCCGCGCGATCGTGCGTTCGCTCGAAGAACGCGCGCTGCTCGAGGAACGGTCCGGCCGCACCGCCGACGAAGCCGCCGCCGACGCGGGACGGCTGCTTCCCGACCTCGCCGCCGGGCTGTACCAGTGCGCGCGGCAGTTCGACGACGTCCACTACGGCGACCGAACGGCCACCGAAGCGGGCTATCGCGAGCTGACCGAGCTCGACCGGCGGATCCAGAAGGCCAAACCGGTCGCCATGGCGGCCGGATGA